In Bacteroides coprosuis DSM 18011, the following are encoded in one genomic region:
- a CDS encoding Cl- channel voltage-gated family protein (COGs: COG0038 Chloride channel protein EriC~InterPro IPR001807:IPR000644~KEGG: bfs:BF3674 putative transport related, membrane protein~PFAM: Chloride channel, voltage gated; Cystathionine beta-synthase, core~SPTR: Putative chloride channel protein;~IMG reference gene:2504105782~PFAM: CBS domain; Voltage gated chloride channel), giving the protein MKLEDKSLLQKFLLWRESKISEKQFILILSFIVGILTAFAALLLKFLIHFIQNFLTDNFSTTGANYLYLIYPVIGVFLTGLFVRYIVKDDISHGVTRILYAISRRKGRIKRHNTWSSIIASSITIGFGGSVGAESPIVLTGSAIGSNLGDVFKMEHRTLMLLVGCGAAGAVAGIFKAPIAGLVFTIEVLMLDLTMSSLLPLLISSVTAATVSYIVTGQEAMFKFHLDNPFALERIPYVILLGIFCGLISLYFTRTMNKIEGVFGKCKGPYQKLLLGGVMLSALIFLLPSLYGEGYDTIDLLLNGSSDLEWDRVMNNSLFYGYKNILLIYLVLIILFKVFATSATNGGGGCGGLFAPSLFLGCVAGFVFSHSVNGLEIIHWLPEKNFALMGMAAVMSAVMHAPLTGVFLIAELTGGYDLFLPFMIASVSAYLTIIAFEPHSIYSMRLAKRGQLITHHKDKAVLTLMKMENVVETNFVEVKPEMDLGELVKAIASSQRNIFPVTDKDGVLLGIILLDDIRNIMFRQELYHRFKVEKLMTSPPGKLLNTDSMENVMKTFDDTNAWNLPVIDEQGKYLGFVSKSKIFNSYRRVLIHFSED; this is encoded by the coding sequence ATGAAATTGGAAGACAAGAGTTTATTACAAAAATTTTTATTGTGGCGAGAAAGCAAAATCAGTGAAAAACAGTTTATCCTGATATTAAGTTTTATTGTAGGGATTTTAACTGCTTTTGCAGCTTTACTTTTAAAGTTTTTGATTCATTTTATTCAGAATTTTTTGACTGATAATTTCAGTACAACTGGGGCCAACTACTTGTACTTGATTTATCCCGTAATAGGTGTTTTTCTTACAGGTCTATTTGTTAGATATATTGTAAAAGATGATATAAGTCATGGGGTAACTCGGATTTTATACGCCATCTCTCGTAGAAAAGGTAGGATAAAACGGCATAATACTTGGTCTTCTATCATTGCAAGTTCTATTACAATTGGTTTCGGTGGTTCTGTAGGAGCTGAATCTCCTATCGTCCTTACAGGATCTGCTATTGGGTCTAACCTGGGTGATGTGTTTAAAATGGAGCATCGCACATTGATGTTACTCGTAGGTTGTGGTGCTGCTGGAGCTGTTGCAGGTATATTTAAAGCTCCGATAGCAGGATTGGTTTTTACAATAGAAGTATTGATGCTAGATCTGACGATGAGCTCTTTATTACCTCTATTAATATCTTCGGTCACTGCGGCTACTGTTTCATACATTGTTACCGGACAAGAAGCCATGTTTAAGTTCCACTTAGATAATCCTTTCGCTTTAGAACGTATTCCTTATGTGATTTTATTAGGTATATTTTGTGGTTTAATTTCTTTGTACTTCACTAGAACCATGAATAAGATTGAAGGAGTTTTTGGTAAGTGCAAAGGGCCTTATCAAAAGTTGCTATTGGGTGGTGTAATGTTGAGTGCTCTTATTTTCTTACTTCCTTCTCTTTATGGAGAAGGTTATGACACCATAGATTTATTATTGAATGGCTCTTCTGACTTAGAGTGGGATAGAGTTATGAACAACTCTTTATTTTATGGGTATAAGAATATACTATTAATCTATCTTGTCCTTATCATCTTATTTAAGGTTTTTGCAACAAGTGCTACTAATGGTGGGGGAGGTTGTGGAGGATTATTTGCTCCTTCACTCTTCTTAGGTTGTGTGGCAGGATTTGTTTTTTCACATAGTGTAAATGGGTTGGAGATTATTCATTGGTTACCCGAAAAGAACTTCGCATTAATGGGGATGGCAGCAGTTATGAGTGCTGTTATGCATGCTCCACTTACGGGAGTGTTTTTGATAGCAGAACTCACAGGAGGATATGATTTGTTTTTGCCCTTTATGATTGCTTCGGTAAGTGCCTATCTCACAATAATAGCTTTTGAACCTCATAGTATATATTCTATGCGATTGGCTAAAAGAGGTCAGCTTATAACTCATCATAAAGATAAAGCTGTTCTTACTTTAATGAAGATGGAGAACGTTGTTGAGACCAATTTCGTAGAAGTTAAACCAGAAATGGACTTGGGAGAACTAGTCAAAGCTATAGCTTCATCACAAAGAAATATATTCCCCGTAACTGATAAAGATGGGGTTTTATTGGGCATTATATTACTTGATGATATTCGAAATATAATGTTCCGCCAGGAACTATATCATAGATTCAAAGTAGAGAAATTGATGACATCACCTCCTGGAAAACTACTGAATACAGATAGTATGGAAAATGTAATGAAGACTTTTGATGACACCAATGCATGGAATTTACCAGTTATTGACGAGCAAGGTAAATACTTGGGCTTTGTTTCGAAATCAAAAATTTTCAACTCTTATAGAAGAGTATTAATTCATTTCTCGGAGGATTAA
- a CDS encoding Sua5/YciO/YrdC/YwlC family protein (COGs: COG0009 Putative translation factor (SUA5)~InterPro IPR004388:IPR006070~KEGG: bvu:BVU_0056 putative translation factor~PFAM: Sua5/YciO/YrdC, N-terminal~SPTR: Sua5/YciO/YrdC/YwlC family protein;~TIGRFAM: Sua5/YciO/YrdC/YwlC~IMG reference gene:2504105783~PFAM: yrdC domain~TIGRFAM: Sua5/YciO/YrdC/YwlC family protein), producing MWLQTQLFKIPFMLEDIKKACQVLRDGGVILYPTDTVWGIGCDATNAEAVKRVYAIKQRTDSKALLVLVDSPVKVDFYVEDIPSVAWDLIELTEKPLTIIYDGARNLAPNLLADDGSVGIRVSGEKFSQQLCQRFRKAIVSTSANISGQPTPSNFSEISDEVKSLVDYIVEYRQDDMSHPKPSSIIKLGRGGEVKVIRE from the coding sequence TTGTGGCTTCAAACTCAATTGTTTAAAATCCCATTTATGTTAGAAGATATAAAGAAAGCTTGTCAGGTTTTACGTGATGGAGGTGTAATTCTCTATCCTACTGATACCGTTTGGGGTATAGGTTGTGATGCAACAAATGCCGAAGCTGTAAAGCGTGTATATGCAATAAAGCAGCGTACTGATAGTAAAGCGTTACTTGTGTTGGTCGATTCTCCTGTAAAGGTCGATTTTTATGTCGAAGATATCCCTTCTGTAGCCTGGGATTTGATCGAATTAACAGAAAAACCCCTGACTATTATTTATGATGGAGCGCGAAACTTAGCTCCTAATTTATTAGCCGATGATGGTAGTGTAGGTATTCGGGTAAGCGGAGAAAAGTTTTCACAACAGTTGTGTCAAAGATTCCGTAAAGCAATTGTATCTACTTCTGCTAATATAAGTGGGCAACCAACTCCTTCAAACTTCAGTGAAATTAGTGATGAGGTGAAATCATTAGTTGATTATATTGTAGAGTATCGTCAAGATGATATGTCACACCCAAAACCATCAAGTATCATAAAGCTTGGAAGAGGCGGTGAAGTAAAAGTGATTAGAGAATAA
- a CDS encoding NAD(P)H dehydrogenase (quinone) (COGs: COG2249 Putative NADPH-quinone reductase (modulator of drug activity B)~InterPro IPR003680~KEGG: cff:CFF8240_1356 general stress protein 14~PFAM: Flavodoxin-like fold~SPTR: General stress protein 14;~IMG reference gene:2504105784~PFAM: Flavodoxin-like fold), whose translation MKTVLVLAHPNMKESIYNKTLVEALEKQNYKNVIIHDLYKLYPDFNIDIKAEQNLLLNADKIIFETPVYWYNMTPLLKKWMDDVFEHGWAYGHNGTKLHGKKFGWILTAGASEQDYKEAQPQLPSLESCFNFLIPTIDLIGGKLLDPYIVYGAEYNREVKDVLPSIPGYLDYITK comes from the coding sequence ATGAAAACAGTTTTAGTATTGGCACACCCTAATATGAAAGAGTCTATATATAACAAAACTCTAGTCGAAGCTTTAGAAAAACAAAATTATAAAAATGTAATCATACACGATTTATACAAACTATATCCCGATTTTAATATCGATATAAAAGCAGAACAAAATTTATTATTGAATGCGGATAAGATAATTTTTGAAACTCCTGTTTATTGGTATAATATGACTCCACTCCTTAAGAAATGGATGGATGATGTATTTGAACATGGATGGGCTTATGGACATAATGGAACCAAACTTCATGGAAAGAAATTTGGTTGGATTTTAACTGCTGGGGCCTCTGAACAAGATTATAAAGAGGCACAACCTCAATTACCTTCGCTTGAATCTTGTTTCAATTTTCTTATTCCTACGATAGATTTAATTGGAGGAAAATTACTTGATCCATACATCGTCTATGGCGCAGAATACAATAGAGAGGTTAAAGATGTCTTACCATCCATACCTGGTTACCTTGATTATATAACAAAATAA
- a CDS encoding thioesterase superfamily protein (COGs: COG0824 thioesterase~InterPro IPR006683~KEGG: bfs:BF3676 hypothetical protein~PFAM: Thioesterase superfamily~SPTR: Putative uncharacterized protein;~IMG reference gene:2504105785~PFAM: Thioesterase superfamily~TIGRFAM: acyl-CoA thioester hydrolase, YbgC/YbaW family) → MEKVIFKHILPIQLRFNDIDQFGHVNNSVYFSFYDLGKTNYFASVCPNVDWNKDAIMVVHLEIDFIEQIYSTNQIAVQTAVTEIGNKSFHLYQEVIDQRTKKIKCSCKSVMVTYDLTSHNSKELTEEWKDAICAFEGKDLRRKVKQVR, encoded by the coding sequence ATGGAAAAAGTTATATTTAAACATATCCTACCCATACAACTAAGATTTAATGATATCGACCAATTTGGCCATGTAAACAATTCAGTCTATTTTTCATTCTACGACCTAGGTAAGACCAATTATTTTGCTTCTGTTTGTCCTAATGTAGATTGGAATAAGGATGCAATCATGGTTGTTCATTTAGAAATTGATTTTATAGAACAAATCTATTCTACTAATCAAATAGCAGTACAAACAGCTGTCACAGAAATTGGAAATAAAAGTTTTCACCTTTATCAAGAAGTGATTGACCAACGCACAAAAAAAATTAAATGCTCTTGTAAATCTGTTATGGTTACATACGATCTGACTAGCCATAATTCTAAAGAACTAACAGAAGAATGGAAAGATGCTATCTGTGCATTTGAAGGTAAAGATCTCCGGAGAAAAGTAAAACAGGTTAGATAA
- a CDS encoding single-stranded-DNA-specific exonuclease RecJ (COGs: COG0608 Single-stranded DNA-specific exonuclease~InterPro IPR004610:IPR001667:IPR003156~KEGG: bth:BT_3939 single-stranded-DNA-specific exonuclease RecJ~PFAM: Phosphoesterase, RecJ-like; Phosphoesterase, DHHA1~SPTR: Single-stranded-DNA-specific exonuclease recJ;~TIGRFAM: Bacterial RecJ exonuclease~IMG reference gene:2504105786~PFAM: DHH family; DHHA1 domain~TIGRFAM: single-stranded-DNA-specific exonuclease RecJ) has product MNYLWNYQNSSTKQLEESHKLAKELGINPILGKLLIQRGIHTPNDARTFFHPQLKDLHDPFLMKDMDIAVDRLNQAIGNKERILIYGDYDVDGTTSVSLVYRFLQEYYSNIDYYIPNRYNEGYGVSQQGIDFAKETGVSLIIVLDCGIKAVEEITYAKNKGIDFIICDHHVPDDVLPPAIAILNAKRLDNTYPYTDLSGCGVGFKFMQAFAQNNGIEFHNLVPLLDLVAVSIASDIVPIMGENRILAYHGLKQLNNNPSIGLKSIIDVCSLEDREITISDIVFKIGPRINASGRIENGKEAVDLLIERDYEKAIKIAKRINEYNETRKDLDKNMTEEANQIVENISDLSDLRSVVLYNEKWHQGVIGIVASRLTEVYYRPAVVLCKSGEFATGSARSVPGFDIYKAIEHCKDLLESFGGHTYAAGLSLKEENIKEFNRRFEAYVTEHILPEQTHPSINIDAELDFQEITRKFCKDLKKFNPYGPYNQKPIFCTHQVYDYGTSKVVGRNQEHIKLELIDSKSNNILNGIAFGQSNHVRYIKSRRSFDICYTIEANTHRKGEIQLHIEDIKPIE; this is encoded by the coding sequence ATGAATTACCTATGGAATTATCAAAACTCTTCGACAAAACAATTAGAAGAAAGCCATAAGTTAGCAAAGGAGTTAGGTATAAATCCTATACTTGGTAAACTTCTAATACAGCGCGGAATACATACTCCCAATGATGCACGAACTTTTTTCCACCCTCAACTAAAAGATTTACACGATCCATTCCTTATGAAGGATATGGATATCGCAGTAGATAGATTGAATCAGGCAATAGGAAATAAGGAACGAATTCTCATCTACGGAGATTATGATGTTGATGGAACAACTTCTGTTTCTTTAGTATATCGTTTTTTACAAGAATACTATTCTAATATTGATTACTACATACCCAATAGGTATAATGAGGGGTATGGAGTTTCACAACAAGGAATTGACTTTGCAAAAGAAACAGGTGTCAGTCTTATTATTGTATTAGATTGTGGTATAAAAGCAGTGGAGGAAATCACCTATGCCAAAAATAAAGGTATAGATTTTATCATTTGCGATCACCACGTGCCCGATGATGTATTACCTCCAGCTATAGCTATTCTAAATGCGAAGAGATTAGACAACACGTATCCTTACACCGACTTGTCAGGTTGTGGTGTTGGGTTTAAATTTATGCAAGCTTTTGCCCAAAATAATGGTATAGAGTTTCATAACCTTGTCCCTTTACTAGATTTGGTGGCTGTCAGTATTGCTTCTGACATAGTACCCATCATGGGAGAAAACCGAATATTAGCCTATCATGGACTGAAGCAGTTAAATAACAATCCAAGTATTGGACTAAAATCGATCATTGATGTATGCTCTCTAGAGGATAGAGAAATAACAATAAGTGATATTGTATTTAAAATAGGTCCAAGAATAAATGCTTCTGGACGGATTGAAAACGGAAAAGAAGCGGTAGACTTACTCATTGAAAGAGATTATGAAAAAGCAATTAAAATAGCTAAACGAATTAACGAGTACAATGAAACTCGTAAGGATTTAGACAAAAACATGACTGAGGAAGCTAATCAAATCGTAGAAAACATAAGCGATTTGTCAGATTTGCGATCAGTTGTTCTCTATAATGAAAAGTGGCACCAAGGAGTTATTGGTATAGTGGCCTCTCGACTCACAGAAGTTTATTACAGACCAGCTGTAGTGCTTTGCAAGAGTGGTGAGTTTGCTACAGGATCTGCTCGTTCTGTTCCAGGATTTGATATCTATAAGGCTATTGAACACTGTAAAGATTTACTCGAAAGTTTCGGTGGACATACTTATGCAGCAGGATTATCTCTTAAAGAGGAAAATATAAAAGAATTTAATAGAAGATTTGAGGCCTATGTTACTGAGCATATTCTACCAGAACAAACGCATCCTAGCATTAACATTGACGCTGAACTAGATTTTCAGGAGATTACTCGTAAATTTTGTAAGGATCTCAAAAAATTCAATCCTTATGGTCCTTACAATCAAAAGCCTATTTTCTGCACACACCAAGTCTATGACTATGGTACAAGTAAGGTTGTGGGAAGAAATCAAGAGCATATCAAACTAGAGCTTATTGATAGTAAATCCAACAACATCTTAAATGGAATTGCTTTTGGTCAAAGTAATCATGTCAGATATATAAAAAGTAGACGATCTTTTGATATTTGTTATACCATAGAAGCAAACACCCATAGAAAAGGTGAAATTCAATTACACATTGAAGATATTAAGCCTATAGAATAA